In the genome of Crassostrea angulata isolate pt1a10 chromosome 6, ASM2561291v2, whole genome shotgun sequence, the window ACTAATAACCAGCGTTATCGACAAACACTCATATTACATGAACAGAAGAATCAACTCTTCGATTTATATATTACGATCGATAAAACTAATTGGCCCGGTGCTTACAATACTTAAACTGTTATATTTCGCATTAAGATTTTGTGTAATACGGAATATTTCTATATAACTTGCCCTTGACcgtgcattttattttaaatgttaactaggttttccaacggaaaaatccagttattaaaatggtgaaaatggcgggcggtgccaaaagggtaccctcattgtacgcataactcctcctacagttttcaagataggcagttgttcttttgcagatcaattgtacatatatcagaaatgtGCGTATTGCTAGGATAttaatttctgataatttatgaaaaatataacagcttttgaacttagtcatttgacaaaatattgcatacaggGTACCCTCATTGCACGGATAACTcatcctacagttttcaagataggcagttgttcttttgcagatcaattgtacatatatcagaaatgtGCGTATTGCTAGGatattgatttctgataatctctgaaaaaataccagcttttgaacttattcattaatattaaatattgcatatataggGTACTctatttcactggatacggttggtagtgtttatcaattcagggttaacatggattatggatacagttcaaataaaagaaaacccggtttgctgtcacattgacagcttttcacttgtttatcaaataattcACAGAGATAAAAAACAAACGTTTCAGATAAGACACAGAATAAAATTGTAAGCATTATTCTTTAGTTGCACTTGATAATACGTGGTCACTTAATGTACCAAACATTGCAAAATTCATTCATTCGCGgacaaaattatgaaaacatgTTGCGTTTCCATCAGCATTAAAACAGTCAAATTGTTTTGGTAATTGAGAGGGAAATATCTATGGTATACATGTTGTTAAAAGAGAAAAACCTAATTCCCTGACAggtatattttacatcaaaatatttaGTTGAAATGCCCCTTTAAACATTCGTGATCAAAAAAGTTTAACtcgaattaaaaaataaaattcatcgATTTGCAGAGGGTTCATGCAGGAAGgattgaatttatattttaattatcatgTTGTCATGAAAATCCGGTTTTATTCAAAAGCACAAGTATTACCTCATGAACAACTTTCGACTAACGTAGTTATACGTGTGATCAAACGGATGGTCATTATATAACAAACTGAAAAGTACTCTTTTTTTAAGAGAAAAGATCGTTTACAATTTCGATACgtttatttttccaaaataattattacaaaatgcAGTATATTGTTTAATAAACCGCAGTAGATTGATCATGCTTTTCGTGTTAATAAATGGAAAATTCCATGACTACTCGGACATCGATCATGTGACGAACACACTATTTTCTCATTACAacaattgtattatatattgaaGAGAGAAGTCACACGTTTTCGTAGGAACCTTTTCTGAATACGTTATGATACAGATGAATCTTCGGCTTGTCGTTGGGCCGAGTGGCTGTACTTTCTTCCGGCTTTCTTACTTCCTGGTCTTGTTTAACCTCTGTCCTGTTAATCTCCGCCTCATTGACACAAGTGGTCGGATTCCTTGAAGACGAAACGAAGGCCACCGTCTCCAAATAGTCATTTTGACGTGACTGTTCAATGCTCCGTTGATGAAGAGAAAAGTCTTCATTGTCATTTATCTTCCTATGAACAAAGATGAAAGTAATGTTTATATTGATTTCAAACTTAAAATAGGGTTTCCTTTATAACTGCTATATATATAGTTGTTGCATATTTCTAAAATCTATTCCGAATGTTCTCTCTGGTATGTGTCCAGCGATAAACTTTCATTTAACatcttgaattttttaaatgttacaaGTTGTAGACAACTTGGATGTTGTGTTTTGATTTAACGtacttgattttttgtttaaccATCATGATAACTATGTATGTCAGACAGACGCTAAGGAATCCGGTCACAGCGCCCCCAAGGACTGCCTCTGTAGTTAATGACCGCTTTTCCGGAATGTTTTCTGTAAAACaattgaaactgtagaaaaacgACACTATACATAGCTATAATGGACTCAAATCACCGTATATATGAGTGATACTGGACTATATGGGACGAATTTTAAACACAGTAGTACAAAGTAGTTTTAAATAACTATGTTTAGGGTCAGATCACCTAATTTACAGGATGGGTAGACGCTTATGTTTGTGTGCAAAGTTCTTTTAAAACTTGGAAAAATAACTGTTTCACATTACCCATTTTGAATTCTCATTACGATTGTGGCAAAAAAAAGTGTTCAATAACcagcaagaaaaaaaaataaaagtaatcaaaggtatatgtatttgaCAATAGATTTCCAAGGGGAAATTGTCTTTACAAAAGATATTTAAGCTAGTTAGTTtgtcattttgtaaatataatattcaaaggatactggcactgtaccagttatcggctaaaattgttaagttttctttcatagtattttttgttttttaatatttttagataaatacatgACATACTTTAAATGGTAAACTCCCTATTATCAATCTGTTAGATTATATCcttatttagaacccaaaacatcttgtttttgtgctttttagcaCGCCCTAAATTTGCCAAGTTTTtatgatttactgtaccagttatcgatTTCGCAATAATAACCACTGGCGTCGggagcaaattgaaagtgtgtgggggaggggggggggggctagactggtcctcagaaatattgagagaaaaaaacccaaattcccaaaatcataaaaatcctaatccgtgagGGGGGGGGAGTAAACCTATCCTacccaaagaaaaaaatttcacctaccataattttttttcccccaaattatgaattatggggggggggggggtgttaccTATAGCtccattgaaaaaaatcttacctaccaaaaaaattctttttttttgggggggggggggggggctagtatgcctattactccaacttctcaatctttcaaggtacaTAAaggaacaattatattttttgcgaaAAAATGTTGgaggctgaaccctctattctgCTATGTGTCTAATGGTtagtctaactttgcaaaaaaaagtcccccccccccccccccccggttccgacgcctatgataaCATAGAAAAATCCctgttcatgttgattttataccctgcaaaatgtaatttgaattatgCCCAATTGGGGGTCAGACTTAAGTCGTCGGGgttatgatacattataaacaaaactcataaaattattcgtTTGATATTATCATACGGTGATACACAAAATCGTagactattcaatacataattgttcaatcaggcgttcaactgcaCTATGGATCTCTTGGATATtagtgaattccttttgttaaACATgctatatgtattgatattatatgtcaaatcaaagaagtgATATAATAATAACGTATCgcaaagaggtaatattctataTTTAACTACGTATccccccactgctgaaagtgcaaagatgtgaatcagcggtaaacaatgatcgtttaagctcttgtataaaatgtattcaaataacttaattttctttattcgaaacagACGACTGAATTATAAAATCTTGGATTGTCGCGTGTTATAAACCCGAaccctcagtttagccgataagtggccttagccgataactggtacagtactaGTTAGTTTGGATACATATGAATTTAAACACAGATATGAACAAAGAAAACCTATATTATGGTACATTAATGTtcattgtataattataatcgATTGAATTTAATAATACTGACCTTCAACTTGTTGACAAATCTTAGTTTCTATCACAGACCATCGTCTGTCCTTGTTGCAATATATACCCAAAACGTCGTTATGTAGTTGGTAACCATGGTAACATGACACTTGGCAGTAGGAGCCAACATTTCCAGTACAATTTCTACCCAATACACCATTAGGAATATGGCTCGAGCATCTTTtgtctttgtaaaaaaataatttaatcaaactaAAGCTATTTAGGccattaattgttttattaacaaATTGGAAACATGAGATAATAAAGCgtatttctaaaatatacttttaacttaaagaataataaatttattgtaaattagAGACTGGGataatttttcaacaaacatttatttatttactggAAACCTACACAAGTAATGTTAGGAATGTACAAGTATAACTGTTAGTAGCATCGACGTATATATTGAGAAATTTTACGGATTTAATATACCTACCTTGTGAAGGATTTGATGCACAAATTGCAATTGATATAACagtcaaaagaaaagaaacactaGTAAATTCCATGATTATACCTATCGTGAACACTAGGAGAAATAGGGTATAAAAAGTcatcaaagatattttaaatgtacaacTACAATGTATGATTCATTTCTTCTTGCCTGAATCAGAAAAACCTACACTTATTGTCTTAATATTCCCTTCGCCCCCGAAACTGTATCAAGTTTAATTGTTTACCTGTAATGATTGACAgcgaagaggatttttaaattgataccTTTAAAATTAACTGTGGTTGAATTTTCTCTGACTCGCCAGAGACAATACGCTATATAGACATTTCTGTTGTGGTTAGGCTATTACATATCATCCCTTTAATAGGGCATTATTCTCGAAGGGACACGAAGACCCAGATTGCTTCCTCAATTTGATAAGATCAGAGGACTGCATTCAACTATGTACCTAGTCTACCTTGATGTGTCAGCGATATCAGTATTGTGTTCGTTCTAAAAGTACTTAAGAAACTTGTGAAACTTGTgtaataaacattttgtttgaaataccAAACATTTTTTCTGATATGATAAGCAATTAAGCTTTGTTTTTATGGCTCGATGATGTTGCCTTTATTTCACTTTATCATTGTCGACTAGACGATGATATtgcagatatttttaaaatttctcacttgcatttcaaatatattgCAAGCCAATAATtagttaaaacaaaacaatatacgTTTGTAGTTTTATTGAAGTAGCAAGTATTGGTCAATATCTGATACTGGAACTGAGAATTTTTTATATACCTTAACAATTCATTTGtatttattccttaaataacaGCTGAGCCACATTATCTATATTCAATAATTACACGTAGTAATAACTTAAGACTTAAATGGACATAGACACGATTTcagataaaaaatttatttattatttttatgtttaaaatagttgtcttgtatattttgaatgattcaccaaaatttgaatgttagaaatCATGTCACAAGCTAAGTACAGCGGAAAGaatttattgttaataaaataaacaaagcttgagtcttatatttgtttacaaatgtacaGTAAAGAAATTACCGTTTCGTGAACAAAATAACTCTTcaaaacaagataaactgattcaatgtgttcatagatgattttataaacaacaaaatgcaacattaaattgatatttataccaatacaacacatatgttaACAATAAAAAGACTCGagcttttttttataaaacaaagaattctaaaCCCTGTAATTCGTTTGTAactcgatatttgactttcaaattttgacaaagcattaacaACGTCCATGTTGGCCATTCaatacattaaaaatgaaaaaaattaattttgctcaAATCGTGTGTTAGTCCTTTTAAGTGTATCATTGAGCAAAAACGTGTTTCCCTTTCTTTTTCAGTGTACAACTAGTTATAAAATCACAATATCAGATATGACTTTATTAGTCCGGATAGCTAAAGCGGAGAGAGTCGATAGGAATCACGTTCGCATTATGATAGAATGGAGTTTTCGTTTGTATTATTGCTACAAACTCTGTTAGTCTCTATTTTTGGAATACGCATGGCGACTTAACGCAGTCTAATGTATATAGAATTTACGATGACTGTTTcgttttatcataaaaagatcTGATCCGAATTCTGAAGTTTCTTAGGTTATTGTTACATGAACCTACAAATAAAAGAACAACAAAAACTTCCACGATTGTAGAGACCAACTAGTAAAACCTAGCTTTCCGTATAGCAATACAAACTTAACTTCCTAGATAATTCCTGCAAGCtcagaaaacaaaatcagaaTATTTTTTCAGAGTACGTCGGAAAGACAAGAAGCGATTGATACAATGCTGTATCACCGATATGATTCTTTTATTAATCATTTACCATTTTATGACGAAAAAGCCATATTGTTATTAACAAAGAAACGACATCAATGAGAATCATTATTACGTCAAAAGCACAAAGATAATTTCTCATTAGTCCACTTGGCTTGAGTCTATTATACGGGAAAAAAACCCGAGCACAAAAAGCGAcattaagggggatgtgcggccattttgtacatttgaggataagaatgtaaacatatttgccCCACACTTACTGAATCTGTAAATATGACGTtcaacatgttgttttgtatgcaagtTGCATGGACAGAACAAGGCATTTTTAAGTCACTTCAAACTGCGCAGCTACATACtttaatttaagatttaaaaaatatgaaaaaattatgaaagGAGGTCATTATAGTGTGTACTCTACAACCATTCTTGAGAAAGAGGTCAAAAATTGCTATCTTTGTCTCAAGAAAGGGTACCCTATTCTTAAAACAAGCCTCAATAACAATCAATTTACACGAGATATTTTTTGTCTGTGTCCATGGAGGTACATTAGAGATATATTTTCATagataaatatatgtttattttttcttgcatGCAATTAATTTTTTGGACCCCTATCCTACttctaaaaagaatttaagAGCAAGAGCAGCGAGCTAAATAGACAACGTGCAcaaacggaggaaattcgagttgaaaccTGCACAttcttcaaagaaatttttatgaggCCACCTGAAAAATATCTACATATCCCAATAATCCATttcggtgcatagcaacatggtggaacaggcAGCGTTTCTAAAATATTCTTACCTATAAATCGCATACGTTTTTCTCATTTaccaatttaaaaaatcctttaaaaacacTTACATAGCTTACGTAAAAAAACCTTTCCTCCCCCAATTTATCCGACACACTTCTACGTTATTAATAGCCTATCCAATGAAtaaattatatcttttaaaacaccacttcatttatttaatatccctttttttaatcacacaaaaatattgtttatctgGGTCAACTCGTTGCAGGTCGTctgctttgtttacaaatagtGAAGACTGGCAATTTGTGACGCAACTTTATTGAAAACTGAGAAGACAGTACCCTGACGTGACTTTTTATTGGGTAACAAGTAGGGTAGAGAGTAGCTTATTTAGAATACAATAACATATTGCagtaatatttttgttaaatagaaAATCTTTCTGAAATCTGCATTTTATGTAATACTTTCTGATCTGACTAGGAGCTTTAAAGATGAGACAACACATATATTGCGAATTTAgtcattttattaaatgactaGAAATTAACCAATATAAAGGGagattattttacatcaacttgCATAAAATTTACGACAAAAATCTTTTCACTTCATCTAATAATCTCCCCTGTTAATACTGAGTATGATATAAAAgtctaatacaaataaaaagttGGCGTCATATAAAACAAGTCCAGGggtataactctgtcgaaaattgctctatcatacccaatatcaaacttgatctagatattatcataataaacctgtataccaaatttcatttcaatatgttcatcctctgcaaagaaaatgaacggaaactgcaaataactgtaaattttaatgtCCAAGGACCATAACTcggtcgaaaattgctcgatcgtacccaatatcgaacttgacctagatattatcatgataaacatgtacacccctgcgaatgtgttcggaatgttttctttatcgttgctaagtaagtaataaatccagaggtgctcgaatgaaagttcacgagacttcaccaatatttgttcacttcctgtgaaatttcgagcggaagtataagtgttcggataatattctcaaaatacgtaagtactggtcgtttttcatttcatatcctactgtgatttatgttaaaacgggaaaagctttcaagatgtatgtcttattttaccatctagcagttatttatattaaacgataatattcagaacagagttatcgttcgtgtgcaaacacgtgtagagtggttgaaaatataaccattgggttgcttaataaattcatagccatgtttgatgcttgtggtgtgcaataccatgttttaaaaaaaataatgggtgtcttttttgcattaaaacttagtatatcgagccattttcaaggtacattctgcataaaatggtatagtctgtttcactattgatgttattactaggtcaggcgcggatcgaaaattaatcctcaggagggatctcttttaagcatgttagttgttgAAACAGCAGACAAtaactaatttttgtatagtcacatttctttctagaacacattttattcaccaattgatgaagataaagtttaaaatcaataaatctctagattttatatttgactactatattaagaacctagatacatggactgtgaaatagactttatacacaaggtacgatttttactgcgaaactgaaagggtcaaataaaaccacgtggtctaaaatttgaatgacaataacattcgcaggggtgatgtatactaaatttcatttcaatatgttcatcctctgcgaagaaaatgaacggaaactgcaaataactgtaatttttctacgtccaagggctaaaactctgtcgaaaattgctcgatcgtacctaatatcgaacttgacctatatattatcataataaaaccgtataccaaatttcattccaatatgttcatcctctgcgaagaaaatgagtggaaactgcaaataactgtaatttttctacgtccaagggccataactctgtcgaaaattgctcgatcgtatcCAGTATCGAACTTGacttagatattatcatgataaacatgtataccaaatttcatttcaatatgttcatcctctgcggagaaaatgaacggaaactgttggtggaccgaccgaccgacagacagcagcaaagcaatatgccctcccttcttcgaagggagGCATAACAAAAAATGCCACAAAGAGTAAACCAAGGTTTGCCACAAACGTATAGTGAAAACAGAAGACCTTTGTAGAAAACGCCAACTAAAGTGGACTAGCAAGGTCAGGATAGGAAACAGCaaagacaaacaaaacaaaaggggCATTGCGGTTTAGCTTAGttaactaaaattaaaaaaattcacaactCAAATGTACATGCgaataaactattaaaatatcacaaaatacatgtaatgtgagACATATTCGAGTTCTTTAACCCCATAATGCTGCCTAGTTTATATGACCTACAGAAAAACCAGCGGGCACAGCTCTCAGTAAGGTAAACAATATATGATATGACTAACTACCTACATACACAATGAGGCAAGAACATCAAATTATAAAGACATCAGcaaaaacaattacatgtattaacaaaatatttcttaaatgtaaaaCACAACCAAAAAAACATTGGCATAGCAGTTAGTAATTCTGGGGATAAATTCTGCTTGTTTTCACTGAACACTATAGTCCGCCAAAATGACGCTGAAACTTGTCACGCGTACTGACCGACACATTTAATTGGTCAACAAGCATTGCTGAACCCCTGAAGGCACTATACATACTAATAAATCACATTAAAAGACATCTCATAAAGTTTACATAAATGTTATTACTTAACAATAATACTGTAATTTTTGACAACAGAACCAACTTAGATCAGACTGTCGATGGCAATGACTTtgacaaaatgatttttaacatCTGTAATGTTCCTGGAGATGGCAACTGCTTCTTCCATTGTTTAAGTTTTGCTCTCAATGACAATTTCACAATGTCAAATACTTACAGACAGACAATCTGTGAGTACATTCTTAAAAGCTGGGAACACTTTTGCAACAATACTGAACTTTAAGAGCAGACAcctttgtattattttcagaGTATGATTCTAAATCATAAGTATGCTTCCTCCTGTGAAATTGAAGATGCTGCTAAATTATTTCACCGTCAAAACAATGTCTGGCTTGAATGTAAGAATAGCGACAACATCATCTCTCATGTTCTTACAATATTTGAAAGTGACACTCTAACTCATGATCAGCCTTTACAATTAATGTTATTATCAGAATTTGACACCGAGATCAAACATTGTTACAAATGTTGTTCCATCAGATCAAATCTGTGGTAAAATCAACACAAAATATCAGTAAAATTACTGCTTTCATGGTCATGAGTATGAAAATGCACCAAATAGCAACACATGTTAATTAAATATATGCCCAAATTTTAAAGATACAGAACATACAAATACAAGCGCACAAAAAAGCACAGATAAATTCCAGCCAAAAGAAAATGTTAGGAATCACATTTTTTTCAGAGCATTTTAAGAGCAGATCATTTCAGATCCACTAAGAAAAGAACCAAATCAGGACTCTTTTTTAGAAACATTACCAGCTACTGACACGGTTCAAATTGAAGAGAAAGCAACTGATCAAACTCACTTATTTTCAAACAATGACAGCAAACTCTGAGACTCATAATCTTTAACGCACACAAAATGCATCAAGAATAAAAGACTTGCTGAACAGAAGAAAAAACTTTTCGATTTGCTACCATTCCCCCATAtctataaagaaatttaaagcaTATCAGAGTGAAAGAGAAAATTTGCAGTCAAGTAAATATTCATCAGTTAAATCTGCAGCTCAACAGGAAGCCCTTGAAAATGACATTAGATTTATCAATaacaaaatatcttaatataataataatataactaCAATAGTTCCAGTATGCGTCTTGACAAAgacatgaaaatttaaatcaaaacaagAGGAACAAATAGAACATGCAAATAAAGAACCTCAAAATGTTATATGACAATTTCTATGATGGTGTTCTTCCAGTAAGATGTCATGCAGAAAAAtggtttttagattacgttcatctattatcaattttcaaaattcgaAACTTATAGACATAGAGGTTTCTGATGATGAAGAAGAAGAGATAAACTCATGGgatttcaaaagaaattagGCTTAAGTTTATATCAATTAATCTGCTGTCAGTCTCTAACTGTGAAATAATCTTATAATTAAATTGGTAAAATCATCTTTTAATTACATTGACTAACAATGAGTCCATTCTTCatgtttttgttgtgtttttttaacctttaaatAATACTggtaaacatgtatatttatttcaagAATCAGCTACTGTATACTTGTTACCTTAAAGCATATGCCACAAATCTCTACCAGTGTCTGAAATAAAAGGACAGTTTCGACTTATTGGTAGGTAAGTACTTATAAGATAGCTGTGaaccaatgctcactagtgatacccccgctctgatgcgAATATGCAAATttagcaaagtcgacatttaacagaaagttggcatccgattggtacaaaaatatctcacatatagtgtgttaaaatttcaatcatctgcgataaatagttgctgagaaatttTAAGCGAAAATTTGTAAGGAAATTTAGGCTAAAAGTAAACAAGGTCGTCATTTAACAttttgacgtctgattggtacaaaaatatattccacgatatggcatgcctaaacaaatagtgtgttaaaatttcaagcatctgcgataaatatttgctgagaaaaatgcgacagaaacttttgttacggacggacagacagacggacagacagacacacgaAAGTGTTACAGTATACCCCTTCTCCTTTGGAGCGGGGTTATAATTATAGtataatgtacatatttaacaaacataaccatgataacaaatatatatttcccTCCGTTTATATCAGATGAAGTAATTTGTTATGATAAAAGAATGAAAGCTGCTGAGATAGAATACACACCATGATGCATTTGTTGACAATATACATGCATCTCCCTATCTATCATACTATGATATAATGATAGAGTCCATTCTCAGAGGTCTGTTTTGCCGATATGAATGACGTCACGCCACAAAACAAGTCATACTAGGAATTGTTGCATACAGAAGAATAGTactttaatacaaaatatatgcaaCCACGGAAGTTAGAAGTAACTATATACATTTCTCTTATATCTTTTGTGTATATTCAGATTActatgctgcgctcgccccaaggGTCGCaacgtaaaacatattattactAAAACTCATTGAACTAAAATAAAAGAACTGGAACTGGTATAAAGATGTCAGCCCAGTTTGTTTTGAAtgggcatttatttttatcgATGAAAATATGTCAATGTGCCTCCACAGACACGCGGGTTCTAAGTATAGCCTGGAATTAtcttcttataaaaaaaatcccatgcCGACTGATAAAAATAGGGTACCCTGTTTTGAGGCAAGGTTTTCTAAATTTACGTGCAAAATTCaacctttttctcaacaaacggttgtagagaggacaccaatgaaaCCCCTTcatatttaatctttaaataaagTCTGTCGCTGCGCAGTTTGACAGCTGTTTTGGCTGATGAAAAAgtcattgtcctgttcttgtatgcataatttgcatacaaaacatgTAGAATATCATAGTCATTGCTTTAATATCTTTTTGCAACAGTTTTGAtcagtttcgggcagaaacaaaCCAGttcaaatgtttacattcttttcctcaaatgtaaaaaaaacgtGTATAAAAATGGCAACAGGGCTTACTCTCCTTGTTGATCACACATTTGAGAGAATTTGTAGCTAGT includes:
- the LOC128189855 gene encoding uncharacterized protein LOC128189855, whose amino-acid sequence is MTFYTLFLLVFTIGIIMEFTSVSFLLTVISIAICASNPSQDKRCSSHIPNGVLGRNCTGNVGSYCQVSCYHGYQLHNDVLGIYCNKDRRWSVIETKICQQVEENIPEKRSLTTEAVLGGAVTGFLSVCLTYIVIMMVKQKIKKINDNEDFSLHQRSIEQSRQNDYLETVAFVSSSRNPTTCVNEAEINRTEVKQDQEVRKPEESTATRPNDKPKIHLYHNVFRKGSYENV